The Candidatus Dechloromonas phosphoritropha genome includes a region encoding these proteins:
- a CDS encoding YdcF family protein produces MSSAFLFKSLLGTLLLPPANGLLLLLLAALFRRRRWAFGVALVGGTLLFLQSLPFVASSLIAPLEAPAGDVFVSAQGAQAIVVLGSGLRREAPEYGNDTVNERSLVRLRYGATLARRLQLPVLIAGGVPLHASRSEADVMAAIAEREFAVPVRWKERESKDTVDNARMSAEILKPAGVRRVVLVTQAFHMPRARKLFEANGLEVIPAPTDFKGVNEGPLAVSDFLPQAKAMQTSYYALHEWLGLAWIPLAATLNPT; encoded by the coding sequence ATGTCCAGCGCCTTCCTCTTCAAAAGCCTTCTTGGAACCCTCCTGCTCCCGCCGGCCAATGGCCTGCTTTTGCTTCTGCTCGCGGCCCTTTTCCGGCGGCGGCGCTGGGCATTTGGCGTGGCGCTGGTCGGTGGTACCCTGCTGTTTCTGCAAAGCCTGCCCTTCGTCGCCAGCAGTCTCATCGCCCCCCTGGAAGCGCCGGCCGGCGACGTGTTCGTTTCCGCCCAGGGAGCCCAAGCAATCGTCGTGCTCGGTAGCGGCCTCAGGCGCGAGGCTCCCGAATACGGCAACGATACCGTCAATGAACGCAGCCTCGTCCGCCTGCGCTACGGCGCCACTCTGGCGCGCCGGCTGCAACTTCCCGTCCTGATCGCCGGCGGCGTTCCGCTGCACGCCAGCCGTTCCGAAGCCGATGTGATGGCGGCGATTGCCGAAAGGGAATTCGCGGTCCCGGTCCGCTGGAAAGAGCGTGAATCCAAGGACACGGTGGATAACGCCAGAATGTCCGCCGAGATTCTCAAGCCGGCCGGCGTCCGACGCGTGGTGCTGGTCACCCAGGCCTTCCACATGCCCCGCGCGCGTAAGCTTTTCGAAGCAAACGGCCTCGAAGTCATCCCGGCTCCCACCGACTTCAAGGGCGTAAACGAGGGACCACTTGCCGTCTCCGACTTTCTTCCGCAAGCCAAGGCGATGCAGACCTCTTATTATGCGCTGCATGAATGGCTGGGGCTGGCCTGGATTCCCCTGGCAGCGACACTGAACCCCACCTGA
- a CDS encoding MBL fold metallo-hydrolase produces MSKQFASIADLEVKKTTFEQLSAHCWAYTAEGDPNTGIVIGEDAVLICDALATPVMARNLIAEIRKITDKPIKYVVLSHYHAVRVLGASGYQAEGMQEIIASQGTWEMIVERGQQDMMSEYERFPRLFENFESIPGLTWPTLVFRNEMTLWLGKGLDVKIMHVGMGHTTGDTIVWIPSEKVLFSGDLVEADAACNTGDAQLAEWPATLDALAAFSAEKLVPGRGPVLVGTARVAEGLAYTRDFVSTLLNSAKEAVAQDMNLKQAMAHARKAMDPKFGHVFIYEHCLPFDVARAVDEASGIKHPRIWTAERDREMWHGLQEG; encoded by the coding sequence ATGAGCAAGCAATTCGCTTCGATCGCCGACCTCGAGGTCAAGAAGACGACCTTCGAACAACTTTCCGCGCACTGCTGGGCTTACACCGCCGAGGGCGACCCCAATACCGGCATTGTCATCGGCGAGGACGCCGTGCTGATCTGCGACGCGTTGGCGACGCCGGTGATGGCGCGGAACCTCATCGCCGAGATCCGCAAGATCACCGACAAGCCGATCAAGTATGTCGTGCTCTCGCACTACCATGCCGTGCGCGTCCTCGGCGCTTCCGGCTACCAAGCCGAGGGCATGCAGGAGATCATCGCCAGCCAGGGCACGTGGGAGATGATCGTCGAGCGCGGTCAACAGGACATGATGTCCGAATACGAGCGCTTCCCGCGCCTGTTCGAAAACTTCGAATCAATACCCGGACTGACCTGGCCGACCCTCGTCTTCAGGAACGAGATGACCCTGTGGCTGGGCAAGGGCCTGGACGTAAAGATCATGCACGTCGGCATGGGCCACACCACGGGCGACACCATCGTCTGGATCCCATCCGAGAAGGTCCTGTTCTCCGGCGACCTGGTCGAGGCCGACGCCGCCTGTAACACCGGTGACGCCCAGCTCGCGGAATGGCCGGCGACGCTCGACGCGCTGGCCGCCTTCAGCGCCGAAAAGCTGGTGCCCGGCCGTGGTCCGGTGCTGGTTGGCACGGCCCGCGTGGCCGAGGGCCTGGCCTACACCCGCGATTTCGTCAGCACGCTGCTGAACTCCGCGAAGGAAGCCGTCGCCCAGGACATGAACCTGAAGCAGGCGATGGCGCATGCGCGCAAAGCCATGGATCCGAAGTTCGGCCACGTCTTCATCTACGAGCATTGCCTCCCCTTCGATGTCGCGCGTGCGGTGGATGAGGCGAGCGGCATCAAGCATCCGCGGATCTGGACGGCCGAGCGCGACAGGGAAATGTGGCACGGGCTGCAGGAGGGCTGA
- a CDS encoding MarR family transcriptional regulator, whose translation MTEEAIMLAMALAERYATNMHGVLSCFDRIIITGTLPGACYAAGMTSYLYTHGIRVFDYPRFAEPLRDRIRERAQEVCLAAGIEIEHVSKSHIRKEELVARVLAGRGDAPGLVHVLSAMEACPSYKPWHDKGSGKTYLRPDQGKCLHYYFYFIDEELGLCYLRVPTWAPFGLQFYCNGHSALARTLTRERIDFLQQDNAFLRVADIAQAQALADAFSPDVLHPRLDRYAQWLCPVLDVFGSSYHWSLRQVEYSTDLMFRSEQILVPLYDAISRQAVLAANAERVSSFLGKKVTPQLAQEIGSRLSTRIEGRCIKHTMGAAGVKVYDKFSRVLRVETTVNDVSFFKHHRKVEHKDRHATRELAPLKKTIYSLIDLRDILLGCNQRYLAFLSSLDDPSAGERDLERLSMPRLGAAPGVKGVNFFDPAEKALLQTMQRGEFNIHGWRRADLLSYLKLTPSAMSRQLARLRTLGLIKKVTHTYRYYLTRLGRSVVAAACSLTRFNIVPTMACAS comes from the coding sequence ATGACCGAGGAGGCGATCATGTTGGCGATGGCTCTGGCGGAACGATACGCGACGAACATGCATGGCGTGCTTTCGTGCTTTGACCGGATCATTATCACCGGCACGCTGCCTGGTGCGTGCTACGCGGCAGGAATGACGAGTTATTTGTACACGCACGGAATTCGGGTATTCGACTACCCGCGATTTGCCGAGCCGCTGCGAGATCGCATTCGTGAGCGTGCGCAGGAGGTGTGTCTGGCGGCGGGTATTGAAATCGAGCACGTCAGCAAAAGCCATATTCGCAAGGAAGAGTTGGTCGCGCGAGTGCTCGCCGGTCGCGGCGACGCACCGGGTTTGGTGCATGTGCTCTCGGCCATGGAAGCCTGTCCGAGCTACAAACCGTGGCATGACAAAGGCAGTGGCAAGACTTACCTGCGCCCCGATCAAGGCAAGTGCCTGCACTACTACTTCTATTTCATCGACGAGGAACTGGGGTTGTGCTACCTGCGTGTGCCGACGTGGGCACCGTTCGGGTTGCAGTTCTACTGTAATGGTCACAGCGCTCTGGCAAGAACTCTGACGCGAGAAAGGATCGACTTCCTCCAGCAGGACAACGCCTTCCTGCGTGTCGCCGACATCGCGCAGGCGCAGGCGCTGGCGGATGCGTTCAGTCCCGACGTACTTCACCCGCGACTGGATCGCTATGCGCAGTGGTTGTGCCCAGTGCTTGACGTCTTTGGATCCTCGTATCACTGGAGCTTGCGCCAAGTCGAATACTCCACCGACCTGATGTTTCGCAGTGAGCAGATATTGGTTCCACTGTATGACGCCATTTCGCGCCAAGCGGTCTTGGCCGCCAACGCAGAACGCGTCTCCAGCTTTCTGGGCAAGAAGGTCACGCCACAACTGGCCCAGGAGATCGGTTCCCGGTTGTCCACCCGTATCGAGGGGCGCTGCATCAAGCACACCATGGGCGCCGCTGGCGTCAAGGTGTATGACAAATTCTCCCGCGTACTGCGGGTCGAAACGACCGTCAATGACGTGAGTTTCTTCAAACACCACCGCAAGGTGGAACACAAGGACAGGCACGCCACCCGAGAATTGGCGCCCCTGAAGAAGACAATCTATAGCCTGATCGACCTGCGCGACATCCTGCTCGGCTGCAACCAACGTTACCTGGCGTTCCTCTCCAGCCTCGATGACCCCAGTGCCGGCGAGCGTGACTTGGAGCGATTGAGCATGCCACGGTTGGGGGCGGCTCCCGGTGTCAAAGGGGTGAACTTCTTTGATCCTGCCGAGAAAGCCTTGCTGCAAACCATGCAACGCGGCGAGTTCAACATTCACGGTTGGCGTCGTGCCGATCTTCTCAGCTATCTGAAGCTCACTCCGTCCGCCATGTCGCGCCAACTTGCCCGACTGCGTACGCTCGGCTTGATCAAGAAAGTCACTCATACCTATCGCTACTACCTCACTCGATTGGGACGTTCAGTCGTCGCTGCGGCCTGCTCATTGACCCGCTTCAACATAGTGCCAACCATGGCTTGCGCATCCTGA
- the paaY gene encoding phenylacetic acid degradation protein PaaY, translated as MNTLRVYAIDGIVPVVDPSAFVHPSAVLIGDVIVGPGCYVGPCASLRGDFGRLLLERGANLQDTCVMHGFPGTDTIVGEDGHIGHGAVLHGCQVRRNALVGMNAVIMDNAVIGESAIVAACAFVKAGVEIPPRSLAAGMPARVIRALAEDEIAWKVEGTRTYQELTRRCLATMVECDPLGAAEPDRPRIHMPDVIPLVELKRRGDQEQGHD; from the coding sequence ATGAATACCCTGCGCGTCTATGCGATCGACGGCATCGTCCCCGTGGTCGACCCGTCGGCCTTCGTTCACCCAAGCGCCGTTCTGATCGGCGACGTGATCGTCGGCCCTGGCTGTTATGTCGGCCCCTGCGCCAGCCTGCGCGGCGACTTCGGCCGGCTGCTCCTTGAGCGCGGCGCCAACCTGCAGGATACCTGCGTCATGCACGGATTTCCCGGTACCGATACCATCGTCGGCGAGGATGGGCATATCGGCCACGGCGCCGTGCTGCACGGCTGCCAGGTGCGCAGGAACGCGCTGGTCGGCATGAATGCGGTGATCATGGACAACGCCGTGATCGGCGAATCGGCTATCGTCGCCGCCTGCGCCTTTGTCAAGGCCGGCGTCGAGATACCTCCGCGCAGCCTTGCCGCCGGCATGCCGGCCAGGGTCATCCGTGCCCTCGCGGAAGACGAAATCGCCTGGAAGGTCGAGGGAACCCGCACCTACCAGGAGCTCACCCGGCGCTGCCTGGCGACGATGGTCGAATGCGATCCGCTCGGCGCCGCCGAACCCGACCGCCCGCGCATTCACATGCCGGACGTGATCCCGCTCGTGGAACTGAAGAGGCGTGGCGACCAGGAGCAAGGCCATGATTGA
- a CDS encoding IS4 family transposase, which produces MCRPKYVNVLFRLADFIQSTAFREAARRDSRNFTRSRGLPFTDLIAFLLSGVRGAVQGELDAFFTLLARRTRLSRVVTASAFSKARSRLYANVFDPLNTELLRLVDEALPGQPLWQGLRVLAADASKVRLTLLNAEGKRCVREATLFGLFRPGIELFDSLILHSPLVGERQMLFERLDRIDRHDMLLLDRGYPGAWLVAALLHREIPFCMRCDSSSTFAAITQFMRSGQDDTVVTLPPPNCRDAVDYECPRQASTVRLIRQVTPAGKVRVLMTSLLDSAQYPAPAFADLYHRRWRIEEAFKRLKHRLSLEHTSGLTWLAACQDVGAKMLCDNLNALAVYLATEHLIAPDSPWRINRTLAFSHLRRLLPQVLTGRLRLTSRIVAALFSEIVLNLQKFIPNRNRPRPIRPKPHKSHAYKTAP; this is translated from the coding sequence ATATGCCGTCCTAAATATGTCAATGTGCTTTTCAGGCTTGCGGACTTCATTCAGAGCACAGCCTTTCGCGAAGCGGCTCGCCGTGATTCCCGGAATTTCACGCGCAGCCGTGGATTGCCCTTCACCGATCTGATCGCTTTCCTGCTCAGCGGTGTGCGTGGGGCCGTGCAGGGCGAACTCGATGCGTTCTTCACGCTGCTGGCGCGGCGAACCCGCTTGTCTCGGGTGGTGACCGCCAGTGCGTTCTCGAAGGCGCGTAGCCGCCTCTATGCGAATGTCTTCGATCCGCTCAACACAGAGTTGCTGCGGCTGGTCGATGAAGCCCTTCCCGGTCAGCCGCTCTGGCAGGGATTGCGGGTTCTGGCCGCCGATGCCTCCAAGGTTCGCTTGACCTTGCTCAACGCGGAGGGCAAGCGGTGTGTGCGCGAGGCGACGCTGTTCGGCTTGTTTCGTCCGGGCATCGAGTTGTTCGATTCGCTGATCCTGCACAGCCCCCTGGTTGGTGAGCGGCAGATGCTGTTCGAGCGCCTGGACCGGATTGACCGCCACGACATGCTGCTGCTCGACCGCGGTTACCCGGGCGCGTGGCTGGTGGCCGCCTTGCTGCATCGGGAGATTCCCTTTTGCATGCGCTGCGATTCGTCGTCGACCTTTGCCGCCATCACGCAGTTCATGCGCTCCGGCCAGGACGACACCGTGGTGACCCTGCCACCGCCGAATTGCCGGGATGCCGTCGATTATGAGTGTCCCCGCCAGGCCTCGACCGTGCGCCTGATCCGCCAAGTGACACCCGCCGGTAAGGTGCGCGTGCTCATGACGTCCTTGCTCGACAGTGCGCAGTATCCGGCGCCTGCATTCGCAGATCTCTATCATCGGCGCTGGCGCATCGAAGAGGCCTTCAAGCGCCTCAAGCATCGCCTGTCGCTTGAGCATACGTCTGGCTTGACCTGGCTCGCGGCCTGTCAGGACGTCGGCGCCAAGATGCTCTGCGACAACCTCAATGCGCTGGCGGTCTATCTGGCCACGGAGCACCTCATCGCCCCAGATTCGCCGTGGCGTATCAATCGCACCTTGGCTTTCTCGCATCTGCGCCGTCTGCTGCCCCAAGTGCTCACCGGCCGCCTTCGCTTGACCTCGCGCATCGTCGCCGCACTGTTCTCCGAGATTGTCCTGAACCTTCAAAAATTCATCCCCAACCGAAACCGACCGCGACCTATTCGACCCAAGCCACACAAGTCTCATGCATACAAAACCGCTCCATGA
- a CDS encoding IS1182 family transposase: MAFQSIDRDTDYLLPPSVQDWLPKAHLARYVVDVVEGLDLSALERAYAGRGSEAYPPATLLSLLIYGYATGTFSSRKIERATYDSLAFRYIACNRHPDHDTLATFRTRFGQEFESAFVQVLQVARENQLSRFGTVSLDGTKIHANASRHSALSYGHCEKIEAHLKAEVQELLALAAAADQSVVPDGVSIPEEITRREDRLAAIAAAKVKIEARAQERFAGEQAEYEAKMSARVAKEAKTGKKPRSKEPEPPEPGPRANDPINLTDEESRIMKVAGGGFEQCYNAQAVVDTESMLILATHVTQATNDKEQVEPMLAKVQANPEGLNQPKTWLADTGYYSAKNVAACLAANSEPLIAVQRDEHHPDWRERFTEPLLLAGDASPVEIMKHTLKTRTGRAAYALRKQTVDPVFGIIKSVMGLRQFLLRGLSNVKNEWTLVCLAWNLKRMAVLRPQ, from the coding sequence ATGGCCTTTCAATCGATAGATCGAGATACGGATTACCTACTCCCACCTTCGGTGCAGGATTGGTTACCCAAGGCGCACTTGGCACGGTACGTTGTGGATGTGGTCGAAGGGCTGGACCTCTCGGCGCTGGAGCGGGCCTATGCGGGCAGAGGCAGTGAGGCCTACCCTCCGGCGACGCTGCTGTCGTTGCTGATCTACGGTTACGCCACGGGCACGTTCTCCAGTCGCAAGATCGAACGGGCAACGTACGACTCGCTGGCGTTCCGGTACATTGCCTGCAACCGGCATCCGGATCACGACACCCTGGCGACGTTCAGGACGCGCTTTGGCCAGGAATTTGAATCGGCGTTTGTTCAAGTGCTACAGGTGGCCCGAGAGAACCAACTCTCGCGCTTTGGCACGGTAAGCCTGGATGGCACCAAGATTCACGCCAATGCTAGCCGGCACAGCGCCTTGTCGTACGGGCATTGCGAGAAGATCGAAGCCCATCTGAAGGCCGAAGTGCAGGAACTGTTAGCGCTGGCCGCAGCGGCCGACCAGTCGGTCGTGCCGGACGGGGTCAGCATTCCCGAGGAGATCACCCGCCGGGAAGATCGCTTGGCCGCGATTGCGGCGGCCAAGGTCAAGATCGAAGCGCGAGCCCAGGAGCGGTTCGCGGGGGAACAGGCCGAGTACGAGGCCAAGATGTCGGCTCGTGTGGCCAAGGAAGCAAAGACGGGCAAGAAGCCCCGTAGCAAGGAGCCGGAGCCTCCCGAGCCGGGCCCGCGAGCCAACGACCCGATCAACCTGACCGACGAAGAATCGCGGATCATGAAGGTGGCTGGTGGCGGCTTTGAGCAGTGCTATAACGCGCAGGCGGTCGTTGACACCGAATCGATGCTCATCCTCGCCACGCATGTTACTCAAGCCACGAACGACAAAGAACAGGTTGAGCCCATGCTGGCGAAAGTTCAGGCTAACCCCGAAGGGCTAAATCAGCCCAAGACCTGGCTGGCCGACACCGGCTATTACAGCGCGAAGAACGTCGCGGCGTGTCTCGCCGCCAACAGTGAGCCGCTGATTGCCGTCCAGCGCGACGAGCACCATCCGGACTGGCGGGAACGTTTTACCGAGCCGCTGCTGCTGGCGGGCGACGCCTCGCCGGTCGAGATCATGAAACACACGCTCAAGACACGAACGGGGCGTGCCGCCTATGCGCTACGCAAACAGACGGTTGACCCGGTGTTCGGCATCATCAAGTCGGTGATGGGCTTGCGCCAGTTTCTGCTCCGCGGTCTTTCTAACGTCAAGAACGAATGGACGCTGGTTTGCCTCGCGTGGAATTTGAAGCGCATGGCCGTATTGCGTCCGCAGTGA
- a CDS encoding IS4 family transposase, with the protein MHGANFLAAARREPRFFTRNRELPFTNLIAFLLTGIRGAVQAELDSCFALLAGRTRLCRAITASAFSKARSHLVANLFEPLNTELLRLVDEVVPQQPDWQGLRVLAADASKVRLTLLDLEGRRHIREAAIFGLFRPGIELFDSLILHSSLVGERQMLFERLDRLGAQDMLVLDRGYPGAWLVAALLHRGIPFCIRCDSSASFSAITQFMRSGEDEAQVTLPPPHRQDAIDYECPRLPSMVRLIRQVTPTGKVRVLMTSLLDTARYPATSFSALYHSRWRIEEAFKRIKHRLNLEHTSGLTWLAACQDVGAKMVCDNLNALATYLAAEERLPSDSPWRVNRTMAFNTVRRILPRVLAGVQQITTRVTKEIFSEIVKNLQKFIPDRARPRPNQRKPHLSFAYKPAV; encoded by the coding sequence ATTCATGGCGCCAATTTCCTTGCCGCCGCCCGCCGCGAGCCTCGGTTTTTCACCCGAAACCGTGAATTGCCATTCACGAATCTGATCGCTTTCCTGCTCACCGGCATTCGCGGCGCAGTTCAGGCGGAGCTTGATTCCTGCTTTGCCCTGCTTGCCGGAAGAACCCGCCTTTGTCGGGCGATCACGGCCAGTGCCTTCTCAAAGGCGCGCAGCCATCTGGTCGCCAATCTCTTTGAGCCGCTCAATACAGAATTGCTGCGCCTGGTCGATGAGGTCGTTCCGCAGCAGCCGGACTGGCAAGGCTTGCGGGTCTTGGCGGCGGATGCATCGAAGGTACGTCTGACCTTGCTTGACCTGGAAGGGCGCCGCCATATTCGAGAAGCGGCCATCTTCGGTTTGTTTCGGCCAGGGATCGAATTGTTCGACTCGCTGATTTTGCACAGTTCGCTGGTCGGCGAACGTCAGATGTTGTTTGAGCGGCTTGACCGACTCGGTGCTCAGGACATGCTGGTGCTTGATCGCGGGTATCCGGGTGCCTGGTTGGTCGCGGCGCTGTTGCATCGAGGTATCCCCTTTTGCATACGCTGTGATTCGTCCGCTTCCTTTTCTGCCATCACCCAGTTCATGCGATCCGGAGAAGATGAGGCGCAGGTGACATTGCCGCCACCGCATCGTCAGGATGCCATTGATTACGAGTGTCCGCGTCTGCCTTCTATGGTTCGCCTGATTCGTCAGGTGACGCCGACTGGCAAGGTACGGGTCTTGATGACCTCCTTGCTTGATACCGCGCGGTATCCGGCCACAAGCTTCTCAGCCCTTTATCACAGCCGTTGGCGTATCGAGGAGGCGTTCAAGCGCATCAAACACCGGCTCAATCTGGAGCACACGTCCGGCCTGACTTGGCTGGCCGCCTGCCAGGATGTTGGGGCCAAGATGGTGTGTGACAATCTCAATGCCCTGGCCACCTACCTGGCTGCGGAAGAGCGGCTGCCCAGCGATTCGCCATGGCGAGTGAATCGGACGATGGCCTTCAATACCGTACGTCGTATCTTGCCCCGAGTCTTGGCGGGTGTGCAGCAAATCACCACCCGAGTTACCAAGGAAATCTTCTCGGAAATCGTCAAAAACCTTCAGAAATTTATCCCTGATCGTGCTCGACCTCGGCCAAACCAGCGAAAGCCTCACCTGTCCTTTGCTTACAAACCCGCCGTATGA